From the genome of Muricauda sp. SCSIO 64092, one region includes:
- a CDS encoding glycerophosphodiester phosphodiesterase — protein MKRKRWLVCFMGILLISACRPKDRSTSQTGLPTDTAKEELVFEFDLQGHRGARGLAPENSLPAFKKALELGVNTLELDVVVTKDKQLLVSHEPWMNPEICLDAKGDSIPKTKARQLNIYQMDYGETQQFDCGSMGNPNFLEQEKYKVTKPLLKEVIDYAEDYGVQNQQQVNYNIEIKSLPRGDGIYHPEPAEFSALLMKLLQEKLPQERVVVQSFDFRVLHYLHQNYPDQRLVALVYENDATTNLEKLGFSPAIYSPYYKLVSEEMLKSLHEKNIAVIPWTVNDTLAMKDLLLMGVDGLITDYPNLALRFKK, from the coding sequence ATGAAAAGAAAAAGATGGCTTGTCTGTTTTATGGGAATCCTCCTGATTTCCGCTTGCAGACCAAAGGACCGAAGTACTTCCCAAACAGGGTTGCCGACCGATACGGCAAAGGAGGAGCTAGTATTTGAATTTGACCTACAGGGCCATAGAGGGGCCAGGGGCCTTGCCCCCGAGAACAGTCTGCCGGCATTTAAAAAGGCACTTGAATTGGGGGTAAATACCCTGGAATTGGATGTTGTGGTCACTAAGGACAAACAACTGTTGGTTTCCCATGAGCCATGGATGAATCCTGAGATTTGTTTGGACGCCAAGGGGGATAGTATCCCAAAAACAAAAGCAAGGCAGCTCAACATTTACCAAATGGACTATGGGGAAACCCAACAGTTCGACTGTGGTAGTATGGGCAATCCCAATTTTTTGGAACAGGAAAAATACAAGGTCACCAAACCTTTGCTAAAGGAGGTCATTGATTATGCAGAGGACTATGGTGTGCAAAACCAGCAGCAGGTCAACTACAATATCGAAATTAAGAGCTTGCCCAGGGGGGATGGCATTTACCATCCGGAACCGGCGGAGTTTTCAGCATTGTTGATGAAGCTCCTTCAAGAAAAGCTGCCCCAAGAACGAGTGGTGGTACAGAGTTTTGACTTTCGGGTACTCCACTACCTCCATCAAAACTATCCCGATCAACGATTGGTAGCTTTGGTGTATGAAAATGATGCCACTACAAATCTGGAAAAACTTGGCTTTTCGCCGGCGATATATAGTCCATATTACAAACTGGTTTCGGAGGAGATGCTCAAAAGCTTACACGAGAAAAATATTGCAGTGATCCCTTGGACGGTGAATGACACCTTAGCGATGAAGGATTTGCTTTTGATGGGGGTCGATGGCCTTATTACCGATTACCCCAACCTGGCTTTGCGTTTTAAGAAGTAG